A single genomic interval of Helianthus annuus cultivar XRQ/B chromosome 6, HanXRQr2.0-SUNRISE, whole genome shotgun sequence harbors:
- the LOC110884183 gene encoding zeatin O-xylosyltransferase translates to MDQNQEICVVMVPFIAQGHLNQLIHLSRLISAYNLPVHFVCAPSHTRQAKLRVHGWDPLSVANIHFHEFPIPSYPNDPPTPNATLRFPNHLMPSFKAIMHLREPFLKLLSDLSTKMKRIVIIHDYLMSSIVQDYVLFPNAEVYMFQSCSAFTAFWYHWEETQKLKLDDETESLWMKLPSLEGCFSNEFLDVIVSEDSLFRKVSSLGTLYDTSKVFEEKYLELLKHEEVTAGTTKNWAIGPFNPVTISDHKNSSPESVKLFNWLDKQEPNSVIYVSFGTTVSLTDEEVKEIAFGLEESGQKFIWVVREADKANIFNGVNRRVDLPEGYEERVESSEVGVVMRGWAPQLEILKHSSTGGFMSHCGWNSSMEGITMGVPIAAWPMHSDQPRNATLITEVLGTGIYAREWVRRDEKVPAAMVSEAVRRLMASEEGCQVRKKAAELGVAVRQSVEEGGVMRKELDEFLGHITRQ, encoded by the coding sequence ATGGATCAAAATCAAGAAATATGTGTTGTGATGGTGCCTTTTATAGCACAAGGCCATCTCAACCAGCTCATCCACCTCTCTCGCCTCATCTCCGCCTACAACCTCCCCGTCCACTTCGTCTGCGCACCTAGTCATACACGCCAAGCCAAGCTTCGGGTCCATGGTTGGGACCCTCTCTCTGTCGCCAACATCCACTTCCACGAGTTTCCGATTCCCTCTTACCCTAACGATCCACCCACCCCCAATGCCACCCTACGCTTTCCCAACCACCTCATGCCATCATTTAAAGCCATCATGCACCTACGCGAACCATTCCTCAAATTGTTATCCGATCTCTCGACCAAAATGAAACGGATTGTGATCATTCATGATTACTTGATGAGCTCCATCGTTCAAGACTATGTTTTGTTCCCCAACGCTGAAGTTTACATGTTTCAAAGCTGTTCTGCTTTTACTGCCTTTTGGTATCATTGGGAGGAAACACAAAAGTTAAAGTTGGACGATGAAACCGAATCATTATGGATGAAACTCCCTTCTTTAGAAGGGTGTTTCAGTAATGAGTTTCTAGACGTGATTGTTTCAGAAGACTCATTGTTCAGGAAAGTATCCAGCTTGGGAACACTTTACGACACAAGCAAAGTGTTTGAAGAGAAGTACTTGGAGTTACTTAAACACGAAGAGGTCACCGCCGGTACGACCAAGAATTGGGCTATCGGTCCATTCAATCCGGTTACAATTAGTGATCACAAGAACTCCAGTCCCGAATCGGTCAAGTTATTCAATTGGCTCGACAAACAAGAACCAAATTCAGTGATTTATGTCTCGTTTGGAACCACGGTTTCACTAACAGATGAAGAAGTGAAAGAAATTGCTTTCGGGTTGGAAGAAAGCGGTCAGAAGTTTATATGGGTTGTGAGGGAAGCCGATAAAGCCAACATTTTTAACGGTGTCAATCGGAGAGTGGATTTGCCAGAGGGTTATGAAGAGAGGGTGGAAAGCAGTGAGGTGGGTGTAGTGATGAGGGGCTGGGCACCACAGCTTGAAATATTGAAACACTCATCTACAGGTGGGTTCATGAGTCACTGTGGTTGGAATTCAAGCATGGAGGGGATCACAATGGGGGTTCCTATAGCTGCATGGCCCATGCATTCCGATCAACCGAGGAACGCTACTCTGATAACAGAGGTGCTCGGAACAGGAATATACGCGAGGGAGTGGGTGCGTAGAGACGAAAAGGTGCCGGCAGCGATGGTTTCAGAAGCGGTTAGACGATTGATGGCATCGGAAGAAGGATGTCAAGTAAGAAAGAAGGCGGCAGAACTTGGCGTTGCGGTCAGGCAATCGGTGGAAGAAGGTGGCGTTATGCGCAAGGAACTGGATGAGTTTCTTGGTCATATCACCAGACAGTAA
- the LOC110884182 gene encoding transcription initiation factor IIB-2, with the protein MDAYCSDCKRSTEVVFDHSAGDTVCSECGLVLESHSIDETSEWRTFANESGDNDPVRVGGPTNVLLNDGGLSTVISKPNGVTSDFLSTSLGRWQNRGSNPDRSLIMAFKTIATMSDRLGLVATIKDRANEIFKKVEDQKSSRGRNQDAILAACLYIACRQEDKPRTVKEICSVANGATKKEIGRAKEYIVKQLELEMGQSVEMGTIHAGDFMRRFCSNLGMTNQTVKAAQESVQKSEQFDIRRSPISIAAAVIYIVTQLSDDKKPLKDVSLATGVAEGTIRNSYKDLYPHLSKIIPTWYAQEEDLKNLCSP; encoded by the exons ATGGACGCCTATTGCTCGGACTGCAAGCGGAGCACGGAGGTCGTGTTTGACCACTCCGCCGGAGACACCGTCTGCTCCGAGTGCGGACTCGTCCTCGAATCGCACTCCATCGATGAAACCTCCGAGTGGCGTACGTTCGCCAACGAGTCCGGCGATAACGATCCTGTGCGTGTCGGTGGCCCTACTAATGTCCTCCTTAACGACGGCGGTTTATCCACGGTCATTTCGAAACCTAACGGCGTTACTAGCGACTTTTTGTCCACCTCGTTGGGCCGGTGGCAGAACCGTGGATCTAATCCGGACCGGAGCCTTATTATGGCGTTTAAAACGATTGCTACTATGTCTGATAG GTTGGGCCTTGTTGCAACAATAAAG GATCGTGCTAATGAGATATTTAAGAAGGTCGAAGACCAGAAGTCAAGTAGGGGAAGAAACCAAGACGCCATATTGGCGGCCTGTCTTTACATCGCTTGCCGTCAAGAAGACAAGCCACGCACTGTAAAGG AAATCTGTTCGGTTGCCAACGGAGCCACCAAGAAGGAAATTGGACGTGCAAAAGAATACATTGTGAAGCAACTAGAACTTGAGATGGGTCAGTCAGTGGAAATGGGGACTATACACGCTGGCGATTTTATG AGGCGCTTTTGTTCCAATCTTGGCATGACTAACCAGACCGTTAAAGCGGCCCAGGAATCTGTCCAGAAGTCTGAACAGTTTGATATAAG gagAAGCCCAATCTCTATAGCTGCAGCTGTTATTTACATCGTGACTCAACTTTCTGATGATAAGAAACCCCTCAAAG ATGTATCACTAGCAACAGGTGTTGCAGAAGGGACAATAAGGAACTCATACAAGGATCTGTATCCTCATTTATCAAAAATAATACCGACTTGGTACGCCCAGGAAGAGGATCTCAAGAACCTCTGCAGCCCGTGA